One Enterobacter asburiae genomic window, ATATGGGGGACGTGCAATTTTTAGGGGTTGTCAGTGACGAAACCTGTAATATTCAACCAGACGTGGGTGGAGCAACAACTTCACTTGTCCGTCTGGGGAGTGTTAAAACATCCACAACTGCAGGAGGTGATGGAAGCAATGAGGGGACACCTGTCGCATTTTCTCTGAAACCAACTGCAGCATGTGCCGAGACCATGAGCAGTGCGGTATTTGGTTTCTCGTCCTCAAGCCTGAACTCTCTGGGAGTTGGGAATAGCTCAGGAACAGCTACAGACGCTAATATGATCTTGACAGCAATCAATGCTACCGGTGGTCCGGTGGAGATTAAACAAGGATCCACCACAGTTGAAGTCCCAATTACTGATTTGAATACTACTGGTGCCGAGTTTACTGCACAGTTGATGGGGGGAACTATTGCTGGTGAATACAACTCTACAGTTGTCTACACAGTATATTACAATTAAGTTAAGTTCCCTGTTGCGTTAATATCAAATGCAACGGGGAACATTCTTAGGTGTAAATGTTGGTTTATATGTGTCATCGTATTATCGTAAAGTATATTTCGTTATTCGAAACACTAGTGCTGTTGTCATTTTTTAACTGGAATGCGAATGCAACAGAATTTAACATGGCTTTTGCGAAGGGGGTGGAAGAAGTCCCTTCTGTTCTGAAGTCAGACGTGAAATACCCTGCCGGTCAATATTATGTCGATGTGCTTTTG contains:
- a CDS encoding fimbrial protein PefA — translated: MKDKILATLVLCFASGYVMAGENMGDVQFLGVVSDETCNIQPDVGGATTSLVRLGSVKTSTTAGGDGSNEGTPVAFSLKPTAACAETMSSAVFGFSSSSLNSLGVGNSSGTATDANMILTAINATGGPVEIKQGSTTVEVPITDLNTTGAEFTAQLMGGTIAGEYNSTVVYTVYYN